A region of Ictidomys tridecemlineatus isolate mIctTri1 chromosome 4, mIctTri1.hap1, whole genome shotgun sequence DNA encodes the following proteins:
- the LOC144377281 gene encoding uncharacterized protein LOC144377281 translates to MPHRSPFFPNTTPTLGGEEEGRTNTRTRTPLFSRIASFRGLRFQARSEPCRGGPLPEEVQEKSKLCALRCPGAGLVDAGACRSGRGGAGSPGWAQGDPGAARREDTEGRTGQAGDLPGHVGSGQPPPPPPAPPPALCSSAFAPRHGRAACACPRRRLRAANLIPPSSGRRRGNPPDRRRRPVLVRPAQSRARKWRRVSEKNAFCLVISRNFWIH, encoded by the coding sequence ATGCCCCACCGCTCCCCGTTTTTCCCCAATACTACGCCCAccctgggaggagaggaggagggtcGCACAAATACACGTACCCGGACACCCCTATTCTCTAGAATCGCCTCTTTCCGGGGTCTGAGGTTTCAGGCGAGAAGTGAACCATGCAGGGGAGGACCTCTGCCCGAGGAGGTTCAGGAGAAGAGCAAACTGTGTGCGCTCCGGTGCCCGGGCGCGGGGCTCGTGGACGCGGGAGCGTGTCGCTCCGGCCGGGGAGGCGCCGGCAGCCCGGGATGGGCGCAGGGCGATCCCGGCGCGGCTAGAAGGGAGGACACAGAGGGGCGGACTGGTCAGGCAGGGGACTTACCTGGTCATGTTGGCTCCGGGCAGCCGCCGCCACCGCCTCCCGCGCCGCCACCAGCACTTTGCTCCAGCGCCTTCGCGCCCCGCCACGGCCGCGCAGCCTGCGCCTGCCCGCGCCGCCGCCTCCGGGCGGCCAATTTAATCCCGCCGAGCAGCGGCCGCCGCCGCGGGAACCCCCCTGATCGCCGCCGCCGCCCAGTCCTGGTGCGGCCAGCCCAGTCCAGAGCGAGGAAGTGGAGGAGAGTCAGCGA